The nucleotide sequence CGCTTTGGCGCCGGCGCGTCCCAGTGCGCCCACATTTCTCGTGGCCTTCATGCGCGAGGGAGGCAACTATCCGATTCAGGGCGCCTTGCTCGTGCAGGGCGAAACGCTCGACGCTGCCAATGCGGCCGCAACGACGTACCTGAATGATGAACTCGCGACGGACGTAGCCGAGGGCAGGGAGCTGCCCGACGCAATGGTAATGCTGCTCAACGCGTCGGAAGTCCCAACAGCAGCAGCTGATGTCGCCGTGGTCGCGTCGGTGAGCTGGTAGCAGGTCCCCGTGCTCCGACAAACACGCGGCCCCTCCAATCGGAGGGGCCGCGTGATATGTACCGGCGTTACTTGACGATCAGATTGTTCACGACCGTGTAGCCGGGCGCATTGTCCTTGGCGACGACTTCAGCTCGCGTCCTCTGCGCATCGCTCTTCACGCTGCCGTTCAGCGTGACCGTCTTCGTGTCCTTGTTCGTGTCCACATTCACTTCACTGGCATCAATGGTCGTATCGGCCATCAACGCCATTTTGACATCGGCGGTCTCGGCAGCCGCATCCATCGAGGAACCGGCGCTGGCCGCAGCCTCGCTCGTTGCTTCCGCGGCATTCTTCGTGTCTTCCTTGGCGCCGTCAGCCGTGTTACCACAGGCGGTCGCGATTCCAATGGTGCTGGCGAGCAGGAGCAGCTTGATACGTGTCATAGTTGACCTCGGTGTGCTGACGTTTCACTGGCAATAGTGCGGGCACTGTTTGCCAATGCAACAGCCGTGCCCGCACGTCGTTTCAATGGCCGGGCTCGTTTGAGCCGAATGCCTGGCTTGCGAGACTATCCCGCGATCATCGTCAGCACATCGCCGGGCGACATCTCGCGGCCTGCTGCCACTAACGCGTCCAACAACTCCTTCCCGATTGTCGCGCGCGCGACGTCAACCTGACCGCCGACCTCCGGGCTCATTGGGTGCTCGACCACCACGCCCGTGCGCTCTGACATGGCTTCGGCCGCCGCCGCGATGGTCACCGCGCGTTCGGGCCGGCCATCGGCCGCTTCGGCCGCCGCCAGCCCCGTGAGGGCGAGGCCGACGCCGCGCGCACTGCCCACCTCGTCGTACACCCGCAGCGACTGACGAAACGCCTCACGGGCCACCGGAATCCGCGACGCCGCGAGCGCCGTCCACCCAACTTCACTATGCACGCGCGCGAGCTCCGGGCGATCGCCCACCCGCTCAAATGAAGACACGGCCTGATGATACAGTTCGAGCGCGCGGCCCGTCTCGCCGCGGGCTGCGGTCATCTGTGCCAGAAAGCTCAGCGCGAGACCGCCGCCTTCGTAGTCGCCGATCCGCGTTTGAATGCGCCGCGCCTGCGTCACCAACTCGAAGCCGGCGTCGAGCGAACCGGTCACGAACAGCTGCAAGCCCTTCATCGACATCGACAGCGACAGCAGGAAGTCGAGATCGCGACGCCGACTGCATTCGATCGCGGACTCCAAGGCGAGGCCGGATTCCTCCATGTGCCCGACGCTCATGTGCCCATAGCCGACACACATGTACGCTTCGGCCAGCAGGGCGTCGTCGGCCAGGGCGCGTGCGTCGGCCAACGCACGTGCCCACTCATCGCGGCCGCGTTCCATCTCGCCGGTGTTAACCGACACCATGCCCCCGGCCAGGAGAGCGAGCGCGCGCCCCCGGCTCGGCGCGCGCGACTCCGCCATCGACATCAGCGCATCAATCGCATCGCGCGCGGTGAAATGCTGGCCGCCGATGTGCCAGAACCAGTTCAGTGAACCGCACAGCAGAAGTCCCTTCTCGACAGCATCGGGGGCGGTCGACTCGGGCAACACCGGATGCCTGCGTGCCTGGTCGGTATACCAGCGCAGCGCGGCCTGCATGTTGGCGTTGTCGCGGCGCGCGCGCTGCATGGCGTCGAGCTGTCCGACACCCTTGATCCCTGCGTTGACGGCTTCGGCAAAGGCGAGGAAGACATCGGCGTGCATACGTCGCACGTCGTCTGCTTCGCCGCTCTCGGACAGTGATTCGGCGGCAAAGGCCCGGATCGTTTCCGGCAGGAAATACCGTTCGCCGCCGTTGACCACGCGAACCAGGCCCTTCTCTACCAACGAGCCGAGTTCGTCCAGCGCGCGCACCCGCTCATGCGCGGCGAAGCACACGGCGTCCATCTCGTCCAGCGTCCAGCCGTCGGCGAATACCGAGAGGCGGCGCAGCAGCTGCTGCTCGGAGCGGTCGAGCAGCGAATAGCTCCAGTGGATCGTCGCGCGCAACGTGCGGTGACGCTCAGGGAGGTCACGATCGCCCGTTGTAAGCAGATCGAGCACATCGTCCAGACGCTTCAAGAGCGCCATGGGTTCGAGAATGCGGATGCGCGCCGCCGCCAACTCGAGGGCCAGTGGCAGTCCATCAAGCCGGATGCAGATCGCGGCCACGGTGGCGCCATTCGCGATGGTGATCGCGAACGTAGGTTGCACCTTCGTGGCGCGTTGTACGAACAGCGCGACGGCAGGGGACTGCAGCAACTCGTCGACGAGCGTGGCGTGCGCATCGGGCAGCGCCAATGGCGGAAGTGCGAGCTCCACTTCGGCCCCGAGCTTGAGCGGCGCTCGACTGGTGGCGAGCACGCACAGACCCGAGCATCGTGTCACCAGCTCGGCGATATCGTTGGCCGCGTCGAGGACGTGTTCGAGATTGTCGAGCAGCAGCAGCGTGCGGCCGCCGCCGATCACGGTCGCGATCGCATCCACCGCCGACCGACCGTGCGCTTCGGTGATGCCGAGCGCGGTAGCAACGGTCGGCATCACGTCGCTCGCCAGCGTGACCGGTGCTATCGAGACGTAGGCCGAACCATCGGGAAAGTCGGCGTGGAGCTGCTTGAACAGCTCGATGGCAAAGCGCGTCTTGCCAGTGCCGCCGGCGCCGGTCACCGTCAGCACGCGCGCGCCCGATCGCACGCGTTCGATCGCCGTGGACAGCGCATCGTCGCGGCCGAGCAGTACGTTGGCCGGCGTCGGTGCGGGCCGCGAAATCAAGGGCGCTGCGGGTGGCGCGCTCGAGGAGGGATGGCTGCCGCTCGCGCGCATGAGGGCGCGCCGCCACTCCTCGACCGAGGGAAAGCGGTCGGCCGGCGACTTCGCCAGCGATCGTTCCACGGCGTCAATGACCGGCCGGGCGAGGGCCGCGCGCAATGTGCCGAGCTTGGGCACCGGCTCGATCGCGTGGCGCATCATCAAGGCGATCGCCGTTGGGCCCGTGAACGGCGGCGTGCCGGCCAGCATCTCGAACACGATGCATCCCAAGGCGTAGAGATCACTACGGGCGTCCACCACATCGCCGCTGGCCTGTTCCGGACTCATGTACGCCGGAGTGCCCACGGCCATACCGGCGACCGTGAGCTTCTCATCTCCCGATGCGTCAACCGCCTGCGCGATGCCGAAGTCGGCCACAACCGCGTGGCCATTCTCGATCAGGATGTTCTCCGGCTTGATATCGCGATGGATGATGCCGCGCCCATGCGCGTAGCTGAGCGCGTTTGAGATCTCGTCGGCGTAACGGAGTGCGTCGTCGATCGGCAGTTGCCCGTCGCGCGTGAGGAGGTCCCGCAGGCTCTCCCCCTCGACGTACGGCATCACGTAGAACAGGAAACCGGCTCCCTCTCCGGAGTCGTACAGCGGTAGGATGTTGGGATGCCGCAATCCTGCCGTGGTGGTGATCTCCCGCAGGAATCGGTCGTGCCCAAGCGTGGCCGACAGCTCGGGACGCAGCACCTTCACCGCCACCGGACGGCGGTGTCGGAGATCCTCGGCGAGAAACACGGTCGCCATACCGCCGGCACCGATTTCACGCTCGAGTCGATATCGGTCTGCCAGGGCCGACGACAGGCGGTGGTCAATCATGGGGGGATACTCGCGCCCACGGGGGGCAGGCGCAATCGCAGGCAACGGCGCCGGCTTCGTTGCGGTTACGGGAACGGGCCATACAGCGTCCTCTCTCGCAAGGGATCGGTCTTGCCAGAGGCGCGACGACGGCGCCTACCTTGACGAGCCGCTCCACGCGAGGAGCGGCGCTTTCCCGATGGTGATGCGGTGCTGATGCAACGTCGGGATGTCGCGCGTTGGCGGCGCGGTGCGCGGTGGGCCACGTGGATGGTCGCCGCCATTCTCTTCGCCATCGGCGCGGCGGGCTGGGTTACGGCCGTTCGGGCCGCCGAGTCCTCCCGCCTGGTATCGACGGCGCATCGCACCGTCGATCTCGTTCAGACAGTCCGTCGTTCAGTGTCAGATGGTCGCGCCGAGCTGCGCAACTATCTGCTCACGCGCGACAGCGTGGCCATACGCGCCTCGCTGCAGGCACAGGACGCGAGCCACGCGGCCGCGGTCTCTTTGCAGGCGGTCGCCTTGCAGGCGGTCACCGGCGATGACGGCGCAGAGGCTCGTCGGGCTCGCGAGCTGCGAGGCAGTCTGATCCTGCTCGAATCGTCGCGGGCGCGCGTCAACGCCCTGCTCGACACGATCGAGCGCATTGAACGTCGGCAGCTCGCGTCGCGGGCTGTCGATTTCGAGCGCGCAGCCAACCGTGTGTTCGTGCTGCTCACCGCGGCATTGTTGGCCGCCGCCGTACTGGTCGTGGCCGCCGCGCGCTTTCGCCGACGCGAATTCGACGCCCTCATCGCCGCCGCCACGCAATATCGCGTGATGACGGAAGACAGTCCCGATGGCATCATCGTGCAGCAGCACGGGATTGTGCGCTACGCCAACGCGGCCGCGGCGTCGCTGTTCGGGCTCGACTCGCCCGAGGCACTGGCCGGGCGTCCGTTCTTCGAGTTCGTGCACCCCGACGAGCGCGACGCCGCGCGTGCCTTCGCGCGTCGCGTCATCGAGGAAGGGGCGACGGTCACGTCGCAATCCCGCGTGTTCGTGGACGTGGACGGCGCCCTCATCGACACCGAGGTGCGTGCTGCGCCGATCATGTTCGATGGGGCCATCGCCGCGCAGGTCGTCATCCGCGATCTGCGCATCCGCCGTGCCGCGGAGCGAAAGGCCGCCGAAAGTGAACAGCGATACCGCAGTCTCGTCGAGGTCATGGAAGAGGGTCTCGTGATGCACGATCGTGCGCATCGCGTGACGTTCTGGAATCCGGCCGCATTGCGCATTCTCGGACTGACCGGCGATCAGCTCTCCGGCATCAG is from Gemmatimonas sp. and encodes:
- a CDS encoding BON domain-containing protein; the protein is MTRIKLLLLASTIGIATACGNTADGAKEDTKNAAEATSEAAASAGSSMDAAAETADVKMALMADTTIDASEVNVDTNKDTKTVTLNGSVKSDAQRTRAEVVAKDNAPGYTVVNNLIVK
- a CDS encoding protein kinase, which gives rise to MIDHRLSSALADRYRLEREIGAGGMATVFLAEDLRHRRPVAVKVLRPELSATLGHDRFLREITTTAGLRHPNILPLYDSGEGAGFLFYVMPYVEGESLRDLLTRDGQLPIDDALRYADEISNALSYAHGRGIIHRDIKPENILIENGHAVVADFGIAQAVDASGDEKLTVAGMAVGTPAYMSPEQASGDVVDARSDLYALGCIVFEMLAGTPPFTGPTAIALMMRHAIEPVPKLGTLRAALARPVIDAVERSLAKSPADRFPSVEEWRRALMRASGSHPSSSAPPAAPLISRPAPTPANVLLGRDDALSTAIERVRSGARVLTVTGAGGTGKTRFAIELFKQLHADFPDGSAYVSIAPVTLASDVMPTVATALGITEAHGRSAVDAIATVIGGGRTLLLLDNLEHVLDAANDIAELVTRCSGLCVLATSRAPLKLGAEVELALPPLALPDAHATLVDELLQSPAVALFVQRATKVQPTFAITIANGATVAAICIRLDGLPLALELAAARIRILEPMALLKRLDDVLDLLTTGDRDLPERHRTLRATIHWSYSLLDRSEQQLLRRLSVFADGWTLDEMDAVCFAAHERVRALDELGSLVEKGLVRVVNGGERYFLPETIRAFAAESLSESGEADDVRRMHADVFLAFAEAVNAGIKGVGQLDAMQRARRDNANMQAALRWYTDQARRHPVLPESTAPDAVEKGLLLCGSLNWFWHIGGQHFTARDAIDALMSMAESRAPSRGRALALLAGGMVSVNTGEMERGRDEWARALADARALADDALLAEAYMCVGYGHMSVGHMEESGLALESAIECSRRRDLDFLLSLSMSMKGLQLFVTGSLDAGFELVTQARRIQTRIGDYEGGGLALSFLAQMTAARGETGRALELYHQAVSSFERVGDRPELARVHSEVGWTALAASRIPVAREAFRQSLRVYDEVGSARGVGLALTGLAAAEAADGRPERAVTIAAAAEAMSERTGVVVEHPMSPEVGGQVDVARATIGKELLDALVAAGREMSPGDVLTMIAG